One segment of Aquimarina sp. BL5 DNA contains the following:
- a CDS encoding DUF2339 domain-containing protein — translation MADNQKYINELLQKLEILSKKQEVFRREILDLKYEIHQLKTSEEQKENPIVKEKTISPIPEPVPKTAEDTSKPIEPVAQKQPVIPVSKPVVKKAVKPKGKSNIEKFIGENLISKIGVIILIIGVAIGAKYSIDNDLISPLTRIILGYLTGIGLIGVGMKLKKKYHNFSSVLVSGAIAILYFITFLGYSLYDLFPQLFAFGLMVLFTIFTVFAAIQYNKPVIAHIGLVGAYAVPFLLSNGSGQVAVLFSYMAIINIGILFIALQRYWKSLYYSSFFLTWLIYFGWYASDYETDIHFKLAFVFLLVFFATFYSIFLVYKLRKKEKFGTGDVILQLINAFVFYGIGFAILNDHPVGEQLLGIFTLANAIIHFVISVVIYRLKLADRNLFYFTSGMVLVFISIAFPVQLDGNWVTLLWATEAALLFWIGRTKKVPIYEKLAYPVMALTFFSLIQDWWFYYVEYSYASLEPETGMTPFFNISLLTSLLCAVSFGYILYIHRSDKHPFPWPNYKTLYQLISLWISAMFLSILYMAFFLEIIEYWNAFEGNRSEFRGIWLINYTLIFLTVLSFLNIKKFKNMVFGYINILLNIFTLLIFLTNGLYILSELRESYLDPTLLESGEAGFYHIGIRYISLVFCVGLLVACYQYVRQEFLGRTFKIAFDIILQIAILYIISSELIHWLDIAGYASSDKLGLSILWGIYSLLLVVLGFWKKIKHIRIIAFTLFGITLIKLFLYDISHLNTISKTIVFVSLGLLLLVISFLYNKYKHIITDEVKD, via the coding sequence ATGGCCGACAATCAAAAGTACATCAATGAGCTCCTTCAGAAGCTGGAAATTCTTTCGAAAAAACAGGAAGTTTTTCGCAGAGAAATACTAGACTTGAAATATGAAATTCATCAGTTAAAGACTTCTGAAGAGCAAAAAGAAAATCCAATTGTAAAGGAAAAAACGATTTCTCCAATTCCTGAACCAGTCCCCAAAACAGCAGAAGATACATCTAAACCCATTGAACCTGTGGCACAGAAACAACCTGTGATACCAGTTTCGAAACCTGTGGTTAAAAAGGCTGTTAAACCAAAAGGGAAGTCGAATATAGAAAAATTTATTGGAGAGAATCTGATTAGTAAAATAGGAGTCATTATTTTAATAATTGGGGTAGCTATAGGAGCCAAATATTCTATAGATAATGATTTAATAAGCCCATTAACGAGGATCATACTAGGATATCTAACTGGTATTGGTTTGATAGGAGTGGGGATGAAATTAAAAAAGAAGTATCATAATTTTAGCTCTGTTTTGGTTAGTGGTGCTATTGCGATATTATATTTTATTACCTTTTTAGGGTACAGTCTATATGACCTTTTTCCGCAGTTGTTCGCTTTTGGATTAATGGTTTTGTTTACCATTTTTACCGTATTTGCTGCGATACAATATAATAAACCGGTAATTGCCCATATAGGATTAGTAGGTGCTTATGCAGTTCCATTTTTATTAAGTAATGGATCCGGACAAGTAGCAGTACTATTCAGTTATATGGCAATCATTAATATTGGGATTTTATTCATAGCACTGCAGCGATATTGGAAATCATTGTATTATTCTTCTTTTTTCCTTACTTGGTTGATTTACTTTGGCTGGTATGCTTCAGATTATGAAACTGACATTCATTTTAAGCTGGCATTTGTCTTTTTATTAGTGTTTTTTGCTACGTTCTACTCTATATTCTTAGTATATAAACTTCGGAAAAAGGAAAAGTTTGGTACGGGAGATGTAATACTTCAGTTGATTAATGCTTTTGTTTTTTATGGGATTGGTTTTGCTATACTAAACGATCATCCTGTAGGAGAACAATTATTAGGAATATTTACTTTGGCAAATGCGATCATACATTTTGTGATAAGCGTTGTTATTTACAGATTAAAGTTAGCAGATCGTAATCTGTTTTACTTTACTTCAGGAATGGTATTGGTCTTTATCAGTATTGCATTCCCTGTGCAGTTAGATGGTAATTGGGTAACATTATTATGGGCCACAGAAGCTGCTTTACTATTTTGGATAGGTAGAACTAAAAAAGTTCCTATTTATGAAAAACTGGCATATCCAGTTATGGCATTAACCTTTTTTAGTTTGATTCAGGATTGGTGGTTTTATTATGTGGAATACTCGTATGCTTCTTTAGAACCAGAAACAGGAATGACTCCGTTTTTTAATATTTCCTTACTCACATCTTTACTATGTGCAGTTTCATTTGGATACATTTTGTATATACATCGCAGTGATAAACATCCATTTCCTTGGCCTAATTACAAAACCTTGTATCAACTAATCTCTTTGTGGATTTCGGCTATGTTTTTATCCATCTTATATATGGCCTTTTTCTTAGAAATTATAGAATATTGGAATGCTTTCGAGGGTAATAGATCAGAGTTTCGAGGAATTTGGTTGATAAATTATACACTAATCTTCCTAACAGTTTTATCTTTTTTAAATATCAAGAAGTTTAAAAATATGGTTTTCGGATATATTAATATACTCCTTAATATATTCACCTTACTTATTTTCCTAACAAATGGATTGTATATACTTAGTGAGTTACGAGAAAGTTATCTAGACCCAACGCTACTGGAATCTGGTGAAGCAGGTTTTTATCATATTGGTATTCGATATATATCGCTAGTTTTTTGTGTTGGTCTATTGGTAGCCTGTTATCAATATGTAAGACAGGAGTTCCTTGGAAGAACATTTAAGATAGCCTTTGATATTATATTACAAATAGCTATCCTTTATATAATTAGCAGTGAGTTGATTCATTGGTTGGATATCGCTGGTTATGCATCTTCAGATAAACTGGGATTAAGTATTCTTTGGGGTATATACTCATTATTATTGGTTGTTTTAGGCTTTTGGAAAAAGATAAAACATATACGAATTATTGCTTTTACGCTTTTTGGAATTACCTTGATAAAACTTTTCCTTTATGATATTTCGCACCTTAATACGATTTCTAAAACTATCGTATTTGTATCCTTAGGGTTGTTATTATTAGTTATTTCTTTCTTATATAATAAATACAAACATATCATTACAGATGAGGTCAAAGATTAA
- a CDS encoding DUF3999 family protein, translating to MRSKINILGCVLFLICSSIYGQIDRYEYKRELKGIIDSWHRIMLPDELFKNVSSDLSDIRIYGITKENDTVEAPYILKKNQEKRSSKQVNFKIINRATTSKGSFITFKISSDQAINQIKLFFKEDNFDRLVNLEGSQNLKEWYSIVDSYRILSIRNELTAYTFTSLKLPDSKHQYYRLFVNGTNAPELKNAQITLKETTEGDYKMHTIKSMRTQEKKQNRSTVIDIDLQTAVPVSYIKIEGGNDFDYYRSVRIEYLRDSIKTEKGWRYNYQNLSSGILNSIEENEFRSNSKITNKLRVIINNQDNEPLTIGAIQIKGYTHELITRFTTPATYFLVYGNAKIGKPSYDLQYMSNIVPEKLKTIELGTEKRIEKKGEKVVAPLFENKIWLWAVMGIIIALLGGFTLMMMKKK from the coding sequence ATGAGGTCAAAGATTAATATACTAGGTTGTGTACTTTTTTTAATCTGTTCTTCTATATATGGACAGATTGATAGGTATGAGTATAAAAGAGAACTAAAAGGTATTATCGATAGTTGGCATCGTATTATGTTGCCTGATGAACTATTTAAAAACGTATCATCGGATCTTTCGGATATTAGAATTTATGGAATTACTAAAGAGAATGATACGGTAGAAGCTCCTTATATTTTGAAAAAAAATCAGGAGAAAAGATCTAGTAAACAGGTTAATTTCAAAATTATAAATAGAGCGACGACCAGCAAAGGATCTTTTATAACTTTCAAAATATCATCTGACCAAGCAATTAATCAGATTAAATTATTCTTTAAAGAGGATAATTTTGATAGATTAGTTAACCTAGAAGGAAGCCAAAACTTAAAAGAGTGGTATTCGATTGTAGATAGCTATCGTATCCTTTCGATTAGAAATGAACTAACAGCATATACGTTCACAAGTCTTAAGCTTCCTGATTCTAAGCATCAATACTATCGCCTTTTCGTCAACGGAACTAACGCACCAGAACTAAAGAATGCTCAGATAACCTTAAAGGAAACAACAGAAGGTGACTACAAGATGCACACGATTAAATCGATGCGTACGCAGGAGAAAAAACAAAATCGAAGTACAGTAATAGATATCGATTTGCAAACAGCGGTTCCAGTAAGTTATATAAAAATAGAAGGTGGTAATGATTTTGATTATTATCGATCAGTTCGCATAGAATATCTTAGAGATAGTATAAAAACAGAAAAAGGATGGCGTTATAATTATCAAAACCTTAGTTCAGGGATCCTTAATTCTATAGAAGAAAATGAATTTAGAAGTAATAGTAAGATTACAAACAAATTAAGAGTGATTATTAACAATCAGGATAATGAACCACTTACAATTGGTGCTATTCAGATAAAAGGATATACACATGAATTGATCACTCGATTTACAACACCTGCTACCTATTTTCTTGTCTACGGAAATGCTAAGATTGGTAAACCTTCATACGATTTGCAATATATGTCTAATATAGTTCCAGAAAAGCTGAAAACAATAGAGTTAGGAACAGAAAAAAGAATTGAAAAGAAAGGAGAGAAGGTTGTTGCACCACTTTTTGAAAACAAAATTTGGTTATGGGCAGTGATGGGTATAATTATCGCATTACTAGGAGGATTTACACTGATGATGATGAAAAAAAAGTAG
- a CDS encoding YciI family protein, which yields MKQFMFLFKGGDDVWDAKSEEEQNAHMEKWMEWIGEMAEQEKYVGGERLYPTVKTIHPGGTKITDRSFAEAKELVGGYITVMAETIEEATEMAKGCPGLQWESSVEVREVWPDEA from the coding sequence ATGAAACAATTTATGTTCCTTTTTAAAGGAGGAGACGACGTTTGGGATGCAAAATCCGAAGAAGAACAAAATGCACATATGGAAAAGTGGATGGAATGGATTGGGGAAATGGCAGAACAAGAAAAATATGTGGGTGGTGAACGTTTGTATCCAACTGTAAAAACCATTCATCCTGGAGGTACGAAAATTACTGACAGATCTTTTGCTGAAGCTAAAGAATTAGTAGGCGGTTATATTACCGTAATGGCAGAAACAATAGAAGAAGCAACCGAAATGGCGAAAGGATGCCCAGGATTGCAATGGGAGTCTTCTGTAGAAGTTAGAGAAGTTTGGCCAGATGAGGCTTAA
- a CDS encoding YciI family protein yields MKEFLMLIRGGQEKYDSVSPEGMQKHMEHWQQWMGSLAQEDKLVGGQPLMNEGSTMTEGGKKVTDRPFAEGKELVGGYLLIKADSLVHATEIAKDCPSFEYDCSVEVREIAPMD; encoded by the coding sequence ATGAAAGAATTTTTAATGTTGATACGAGGAGGACAGGAAAAATATGATTCGGTATCTCCAGAAGGTATGCAAAAGCATATGGAACATTGGCAACAATGGATGGGAAGCTTGGCACAAGAAGATAAATTAGTAGGAGGGCAACCTTTAATGAATGAAGGAAGTACCATGACAGAAGGAGGAAAGAAAGTTACGGATCGTCCATTTGCAGAAGGCAAAGAATTGGTGGGAGGGTACTTACTTATTAAGGCAGATTCTCTAGTGCATGCTACAGAGATCGCAAAAGACTGCCCTAGTTTCGAGTATGATTGTAGTGTAGAGGTTCGTGAAATAGCTCCGATGGATTAA
- a CDS encoding RNA polymerase sigma factor codes for MEPKDHIDNTINHLFRQESGKMVAVLIKIFGTENIELAEDVVQDALVSALETWKYRGMPDNPRAWLYRTARNKAIDIIRRKKHSKTIDFSDPERKLLTSEYTLASTMKDFWKEQHIQDDFLAMMYACCHPDISQENQITFILKSLCGFSTKEVAKSFLTSEDTISKRLYRTKEYFRKHKIRPSIPFPEEIGVRTSSVLSAIYLMFNEGYNSTHDDQLIRKDLISQSMWLCKSLLDSERTQLPEVYALMSLMCFHTARINSRITEQGALILLPDQDRSTWDTKLIALGSNYLNQAAFGDALTTYHLEAAIAYQHCTVLSYETTNWKEILKYYDLLLNIDKDPIVYLNRCLILLELYGPEEALEAIEEIRDHKILNKYYLYHAILGEIHERLIQPHIAVEYYQQAIQLTQSKPEQHCLQQKIARILN; via the coding sequence TTGGAACCAAAAGATCACATAGACAATACGATAAACCATCTTTTTAGACAAGAGTCTGGAAAGATGGTTGCTGTTTTAATCAAAATCTTCGGTACAGAAAATATAGAACTTGCAGAAGATGTAGTGCAGGATGCACTGGTGAGTGCTTTGGAAACCTGGAAGTATAGAGGAATGCCGGATAACCCAAGAGCGTGGTTATATCGCACAGCCCGCAACAAAGCAATAGATATTATCAGAAGAAAAAAGCACAGTAAAACTATTGATTTCTCTGATCCCGAACGTAAACTACTGACCTCAGAATATACGTTAGCAAGTACTATGAAGGATTTCTGGAAAGAGCAACATATACAAGATGATTTTTTGGCGATGATGTATGCGTGTTGTCATCCAGATATTTCTCAGGAAAACCAGATTACATTTATTCTTAAATCTCTTTGCGGATTTAGTACCAAAGAAGTAGCAAAATCTTTTCTTACATCAGAAGATACCATCTCTAAAAGACTATATCGTACTAAAGAATATTTCAGAAAACATAAGATAAGACCGAGTATACCATTTCCGGAGGAAATTGGTGTTAGAACTTCTTCCGTGTTAAGCGCAATCTATTTGATGTTTAACGAAGGATATAATTCCACTCATGATGATCAGTTAATACGAAAAGATTTGATCTCGCAATCCATGTGGTTATGCAAATCACTTTTAGATAGTGAGCGCACACAATTGCCAGAAGTATATGCATTGATGTCGCTGATGTGTTTTCATACCGCTAGAATAAATAGCCGAATTACGGAACAAGGAGCGCTCATCCTATTACCAGATCAGGACAGAAGTACTTGGGATACAAAACTGATTGCGTTAGGAAGTAACTATCTTAATCAAGCAGCATTTGGCGATGCACTTACTACATATCATCTAGAAGCGGCCATAGCATATCAGCATTGTACAGTTCTAAGTTATGAAACTACGAATTGGAAAGAAATTCTTAAATATTATGATCTGTTGTTAAACATAGATAAAGATCCCATTGTTTATTTAAATAGATGCTTAATTCTACTAGAGTTATATGGACCTGAAGAAGCATTAGAAGCGATAGAAGAAATCAGGGATCATAAAATACTTAATAAGTATTATTTATATCATGCCATTCTGGGAGAAATCCATGAACGCTTGATACAACCTCATATAGCCGTTGAGTATTATCAACAAGCAATACAACTTACCCAATCCAAGCCAGAGCAACATTGCTTACAACAAAAAATAGCCCGTATTCTTAATTAA
- a CDS encoding helix-turn-helix domain-containing protein, translating to MYLITKGGAYIYLKGKKIKLRQDHLYLIPSYQQCNYECNDYMEQFYTTFTIHLPDNLSIYQLYNFSIEIKANAFHYELFYKLCKANPNRRLPIGDPLIYQKTNLNTLKHKKSGAKENLITGGLLGVLLSEFIDSTKMTLKSEPSNRISASIMFIHKNLSNRLTVSQLASQCFMSPDHYTRKFKDLTKQNPIDYINRQRIEKALLLLNTTSSSCKEIGYQCGYNSNTYFCKIFKKHVKLSPNDYRINLGKL from the coding sequence ATGTATCTTATTACAAAGGGAGGTGCTTACATTTATCTAAAAGGTAAAAAAATAAAACTGAGGCAAGATCATCTTTACTTAATTCCAAGTTATCAGCAGTGTAATTACGAATGCAATGACTACATGGAGCAATTCTATACTACGTTTACAATTCACCTTCCAGATAATTTAAGCATCTATCAATTATATAACTTTAGCATTGAGATTAAGGCAAATGCATTTCATTACGAATTGTTTTATAAATTATGTAAAGCGAACCCTAATAGAAGGTTACCAATTGGGGATCCTTTAATATACCAGAAAACAAATTTGAATACACTTAAACACAAAAAAAGTGGTGCCAAAGAAAATTTAATTACGGGCGGGCTACTGGGCGTATTATTGTCTGAGTTTATCGACTCCACTAAAATGACATTAAAATCGGAGCCGTCTAATAGGATATCAGCTTCTATCATGTTCATTCATAAAAATCTTAGTAATCGTCTTACGGTATCTCAGTTGGCATCACAATGTTTTATGTCGCCAGATCACTATACAAGAAAATTTAAAGACTTAACCAAGCAAAATCCTATTGATTATATTAATAGGCAACGTATTGAAAAAGCACTTTTACTATTAAATACAACTTCAAGTTCATGTAAAGAAATTGGATACCAATGTGGATATAATAGTAATACTTATTTTTGTAAAATCTTCAAAAAACATGTGAAGCTTTCTCCCAATGATTACAGAATTAACTTAGGTAAGTTGTAA
- a CDS encoding alpha-L-fucosidase codes for MCTLKKVLFIVTLFVSCQFLFGQEQYKANWESLSQYKCPEWFRDAKFGIYTHWGVYSVPETASDWYGHNMYSKKHPNYASHKQTYGDQKQFGYKDLVPLFKAPKFDADEWADLFVEAGARFAGPAGEHADGFSMWDSKVNTWNSVDKGPKRDIVSELEKAIRKRGLKYVVSLHHSWLWGWFPTWDESTDCAAIENASLYGEKLPKTAWSTKEAKGYYNVNPMPSAAFEHVWLEKVKEVIDGYSPDLLWFDNRIQILSEEVRQEMMAYAYNAAAKKEQEFVLTFKRPDFPLGTGTVDLERNRMPKIYPEPWLTDTSISKQKWIWHKDLKCYPTNNLIDDLVDIVSKNGNLLLNVAPHPNGTIPEDQKQRLREIGKWLKLNGEAIYESRPWLIYGEGPTETKTGHLADMKFDGFGDEDIRFTTRDGQLYAIALGWSESGILPIKSLSSTTYNGKIEKIELIGSKSKIAFSKR; via the coding sequence ATGTGCACATTAAAGAAAGTACTATTTATAGTTACTTTATTTGTTAGCTGTCAATTTCTTTTCGGCCAAGAACAATATAAAGCCAATTGGGAATCGCTTTCGCAGTATAAATGTCCTGAGTGGTTTCGAGATGCCAAATTTGGTATTTATACCCATTGGGGAGTTTACTCTGTTCCGGAAACGGCTTCAGACTGGTATGGTCATAATATGTATTCTAAAAAGCACCCTAACTATGCCTCGCATAAACAAACTTACGGCGATCAAAAACAGTTTGGATATAAAGATTTAGTCCCTTTATTTAAAGCACCTAAATTTGACGCCGATGAATGGGCAGATTTATTTGTAGAGGCCGGAGCTCGGTTTGCTGGTCCAGCAGGAGAACATGCAGATGGTTTTTCGATGTGGGATTCTAAAGTAAATACTTGGAATTCTGTAGACAAAGGCCCCAAAAGAGATATTGTTTCTGAATTGGAAAAAGCAATTCGTAAACGCGGACTAAAATACGTTGTAAGTCTTCATCATTCCTGGCTTTGGGGATGGTTTCCTACCTGGGATGAGAGCACTGATTGTGCTGCCATAGAAAACGCTTCTTTATATGGCGAAAAATTACCTAAAACGGCTTGGAGTACAAAAGAAGCTAAAGGCTACTATAATGTAAATCCAATGCCTAGTGCTGCTTTTGAACACGTTTGGCTCGAAAAAGTAAAAGAAGTGATAGATGGTTATTCACCTGACTTACTCTGGTTCGATAACCGCATACAAATACTATCTGAAGAAGTACGTCAAGAAATGATGGCTTATGCCTACAATGCAGCAGCTAAAAAAGAACAAGAATTCGTTTTAACTTTTAAACGTCCTGACTTTCCACTTGGAACAGGTACTGTTGATCTTGAACGCAATCGCATGCCTAAAATATATCCAGAACCTTGGTTAACCGATACGTCAATCTCTAAACAAAAATGGATTTGGCACAAAGATCTAAAATGTTATCCAACCAACAATTTAATAGACGATTTGGTAGACATTGTAAGTAAAAACGGCAATCTTTTACTAAATGTAGCGCCACATCCTAACGGAACCATCCCTGAGGATCAAAAGCAACGTTTAAGAGAAATAGGGAAATGGCTGAAACTTAATGGAGAAGCGATTTATGAAAGCCGACCTTGGCTTATTTACGGTGAAGGCCCTACAGAAACAAAAACAGGGCATTTAGCAGATATGAAGTTTGATGGTTTTGGTGATGAAGACATTCGTTTTACTACGCGCGATGGACAATTATACGCCATTGCATTAGGATGGTCAGAATCAGGAATTCTTCCAATTAAATCATTGAGTTCTACGACTTATAATGGTAAAATAGAAAAAATAGAATTAATTGGTTCTAAATCAAAAATTGCTTTTAGCAAACGTTAG
- a CDS encoding MaoC family dehydratase produces the protein MPENTPVDKHKDIPLYNTETWMYEDFKIGQKDRSISRTISEGEAMMFNGLVLDMHPYVGDQNFAETEGLFGKRLVAGAMVFSLGLGLMANNNVNTFSYGYDKLRFIKPVFIGDTIYTVRTHLSKKPKYKEMGLIVVSYEVYKQPGELVLYCEHLQTVKYKNPETFKQ, from the coding sequence ATGCCCGAAAACACTCCTGTAGATAAACACAAAGACATTCCATTGTACAACACGGAGACGTGGATGTATGAAGATTTTAAGATAGGTCAAAAAGACAGATCAATTAGTCGAACCATTTCAGAAGGAGAAGCCATGATGTTTAATGGATTAGTATTGGATATGCATCCTTATGTTGGCGACCAAAATTTCGCTGAAACAGAAGGTCTTTTTGGCAAAAGATTAGTGGCAGGTGCTATGGTATTCTCTTTAGGATTAGGCTTAATGGCCAATAACAATGTGAACACCTTTAGTTATGGCTATGATAAGTTACGATTTATTAAACCGGTATTTATAGGAGATACAATCTATACGGTTCGTACCCATTTAAGTAAAAAGCCGAAGTACAAAGAAATGGGACTCATTGTAGTAAGTTATGAAGTATACAAACAGCCAGGAGAATTAGTATTATACTGTGAACATTTACAAACTGTAAAATATAAAAACCCAGAAACGTTTAAGCAATAG
- a CDS encoding Crp/Fnr family transcriptional regulator — protein sequence MNKYKGLLDHIAKYVELTDDEIGEFTSILKTTRIKKRQFIVQPGFVSEYRNYIVEGAVRVFYLDDLGKEHTVIIAIEDWFFTDFYSYINRTPAEYYAEALEDSIILQMKYDDVEELCSRIHNLCQYFRLFTERSMAYSYKRTISNISKTSEERYWEYVNKYPQIANRVPQYVLASYLGISPESISRIRSKS from the coding sequence ATGAATAAGTACAAAGGACTATTGGATCATATAGCCAAATATGTTGAGCTAACAGATGATGAAATAGGAGAGTTCACTTCAATATTAAAAACCACTAGAATAAAGAAAAGGCAATTTATTGTTCAACCGGGGTTTGTATCTGAATATCGAAACTATATCGTAGAAGGTGCAGTCAGAGTTTTTTATTTAGATGACTTGGGAAAAGAACATACTGTAATTATTGCAATCGAAGATTGGTTTTTTACCGACTTTTATAGTTATATAAATAGAACTCCTGCAGAATATTATGCTGAAGCGCTTGAAGATTCTATAATTTTACAAATGAAATATGATGATGTTGAAGAACTTTGTAGTAGAATACATAATTTATGTCAATATTTTAGATTATTTACAGAAAGGTCAATGGCTTACTCTTATAAAAGAACCATTTCTAATATTAGTAAAACTTCAGAAGAACGCTATTGGGAGTACGTTAATAAATATCCTCAAATTGCAAATCGTGTACCCCAGTATGTTTTAGCATCTTATCTAGGAATTTCTCCTGAATCAATAAGTAGAATCCGTTCGAAATCTTAA
- a CDS encoding peroxiredoxin-like family protein, whose translation MNTQVIPSYKEGLKELKEKLSHTLPSDVFEVLNSDAERIGEEHTSILKLQVGDKAPNFTLLNALNERVNLYRLLETKRVVLTFYRGTWCPYCNLILSQYQTVLPEIEKEGAILVAISPQTPDASFSTKDKNALQFEVLSDNGNIVSKEFTTVHKNPEDSLEKMADLGHDYDCYNCDEKSEIPIPATFIIEKDSIISFAKTGGGDYRNRVEPYDIINALNKK comes from the coding sequence ATGAATACACAAGTAATTCCTTCATATAAAGAAGGCTTAAAAGAATTAAAAGAAAAGTTATCGCATACGCTTCCTTCGGATGTATTTGAGGTCCTTAATTCAGATGCAGAAAGAATAGGTGAAGAACACACTTCTATTTTAAAACTTCAAGTCGGTGATAAAGCGCCCAATTTTACGCTTTTAAATGCGCTTAACGAACGTGTTAACCTTTATAGATTATTAGAAACGAAAAGAGTCGTTCTTACTTTTTATAGAGGTACTTGGTGTCCATATTGTAACTTAATATTAAGCCAGTACCAAACAGTGCTTCCGGAAATAGAAAAAGAAGGGGCTATTCTAGTTGCTATTTCTCCACAAACACCAGATGCCTCTTTCAGTACTAAAGACAAAAATGCATTGCAGTTTGAAGTCTTAAGTGATAATGGAAATATTGTATCAAAGGAGTTTACTACAGTTCATAAAAATCCAGAAGACTCATTAGAAAAAATGGCCGATTTAGGGCACGATTACGATTGTTATAATTGCGATGAGAAAAGTGAAATTCCCATTCCTGCCACATTTATCATTGAGAAAGATAGTATAATTTCCTTTGCAAAAACAGGAGGCGGTGACTATAGAAATCGTGTCGAGCCCTATGATATTATAAACGCTTTAAACAAAAAATAA
- a CDS encoding DUF6503 family protein produces MKKVIFKIVPFVLIVFAFSTQAQEAKELIAKVVEANGGKNALHKLKDVSFDYTFKVKDNNVEDVSKERYIFDREVSFAEYTKRQVYAIPQMPGETYTQFFNGTNSISKIDGKAITEQQPAFIGHILRKTNYYWFTMMFKLSDPGVNHKILSSRKVEDITYKVIEMTFGDNIGESSQDKYILYINPQTYRVDQFLYNATGFGITEPSIMKVKYEKVDGIYLSTYRRYAPADWDGNKLEGSWTEQFTKNVKFNNGYNLENIQS; encoded by the coding sequence ATGAAAAAAGTAATTTTTAAAATCGTACCATTCGTATTAATCGTTTTTGCATTTTCAACTCAAGCTCAAGAAGCAAAGGAGCTAATCGCTAAAGTAGTAGAAGCCAATGGCGGCAAAAATGCATTACATAAATTAAAAGATGTATCCTTTGATTATACATTTAAAGTTAAAGATAACAATGTAGAAGATGTTTCTAAAGAGCGGTATATTTTTGATAGAGAAGTTTCCTTTGCAGAATATACCAAAAGACAAGTTTATGCAATACCTCAAATGCCTGGTGAAACTTACACACAGTTCTTTAATGGTACAAACTCTATATCTAAAATAGATGGAAAAGCTATTACAGAGCAACAACCAGCATTTATTGGTCACATTCTTAGGAAAACCAACTATTACTGGTTTACCATGATGTTCAAACTATCTGATCCGGGTGTGAATCATAAAATATTGTCCTCTAGAAAGGTTGAAGACATAACCTATAAAGTTATAGAGATGACCTTTGGCGATAATATAGGAGAATCGAGCCAAGATAAGTATATCCTATACATCAATCCACAGACATATAGAGTAGATCAATTTCTATATAACGCAACAGGATTTGGTATTACTGAACCAAGTATAATGAAAGTAAAGTATGAGAAGGTAGATGGTATCTATTTATCAACTTATCGCAGATATGCGCCAGCAGATTGGGATGGCAATAAGCTAGAAGGATCGTGGACAGAGCAGTTTACTAAAAATGTCAAGTTTAACAATGGATATAATTTAGAAAACATTCAGAGTTAG